Proteins from one Sphingopyxis terrae subsp. terrae NBRC 15098 genomic window:
- a CDS encoding DUF192 domain-containing protein: protein MRAMLTALILALALPVAGCDKGAEAEAGAEATVPLIIAMAGTTHRFRVEVARTEAEQEKGLMFRTSLPADGGMLFPFAKPKIANFWMKDTLIPLDMIFVRADGSIDRIAENAIPESLDPVVSGGEVAAVLELAGGTAAKLGIDESAKVTWQDAK from the coding sequence ATGCGAGCCATGCTGACCGCCCTCATCCTGGCGCTCGCGCTACCCGTCGCGGGCTGCGACAAGGGCGCCGAGGCCGAAGCCGGCGCCGAGGCGACGGTGCCGCTGATCATCGCGATGGCGGGCACCACCCACCGCTTTCGCGTCGAGGTCGCGCGAACCGAGGCCGAACAGGAAAAGGGGCTGATGTTCCGCACGTCGCTGCCCGCCGATGGCGGCATGCTGTTTCCGTTCGCCAAGCCGAAGATCGCCAATTTCTGGATGAAGGACACGCTGATCCCGCTCGACATGATCTTCGTGCGCGCCGACGGCAGCATCGACCGGATCGCCGAAAACGCCATCCCCGAATCGCTCGATCCCGTCGTCAGCGGCGGCGAAGTGGCGGCGGTGCTCGAGCTGGCGGGCGGTACCGCGGCGAAGCTGGGGATCGATGAAAGCGCGAAGGTGACGTGGCAGGACGCAAAGTAG